The Magnolia sinica isolate HGM2019 chromosome 9, MsV1, whole genome shotgun sequence genome contains a region encoding:
- the LOC131255278 gene encoding disease resistance protein RPM1-like: protein MAESAVNFLIQYFGPLLVNEVQSLKGVRREVRELINEFESIRSVLRDADARQDTDEGLKTWVKQIREVAYDVEDFLDEFMLSQAQQQQGAWGCINFLHILIKQFMVRHKTASSIRDIKTRVSKIKERKDAYSLDSIEQTSSSKKMRDQWYDPRMKALFIEEADLVGIDVPRGQLIEWLVDEDSRLLTISVVGMGGLGKTTLVKKVYDNQQVKKCFETYAWIIVSQSFKAEELLRSMVKQFFEEKKDPSTQGLDTMTQVELIQVLRSYLQNKRYVLVLDDLWEADVWNFIGNALPNNENGSRVMITTRKGDVASSSCIGPSDLIYNLQPLHPTEAWSLFCKKAFRSHNENRCPPGLEKLSESFVDKCGGLPLAIVTLGSLLSSKTNDEWEMIHHSLGSEFESDDNLRKMMKILLLSFNDLPYNLKSCFLYLSIFPDDYRIKRMKLIRLWIAEGFVERKVGRTKEEVAEGYLNELIARNLVHVAEWKLYGQVVTCRIHDLVREMIIPKFREEHFFASSVEVNTMPCNRIRRLSIYKDKNFPKFDAFSCLLSLFIFRVEGLSKAPAITSFSGLRLLKVVDLENTSMKIFPDDLTSLLHLRYLSLENTKIKKLPSSLGRLKNLETLNLKGTFLCELPVEILKLKCPCHLLVYHYSADRFYLPYNTVDGIKVPAGMGSMRSLQKLAFIEAESGIIRELGNLTQMRRLGINKLRVEDGNDLCTSIEKMIHLHSFSVTSMDEEKVLDLHSLSHPPQPLQRLYLRGRLEKLPEWIASLHNLVRVGLIWSRLRDDPLKALQSLPNLVELELDRAYDGEELCCEGRGHPRLKKLLLSELSGLKTMRVEKGAMSSLEQLYIRRCEELAEAPLWLEHVTNLKELCLCDMSEDFLKGLRKDGADELVDSIRRIPLIRYIDTQAYPQRDLS, encoded by the coding sequence atggcaGAGAGTGCTGTGAACTTCTTAATACAATACTTTGGGCCTTTGCTTGTGAATGAAGTGCAGTCATTGAAGGGGGTCCGCAGAGAAGTCCGTGAACTCATAAATGAGTTTGAAAGCATCAGATCCGTCTTAAGGGATGCCGATGCAAGACAAGATACCGATGAAGGCCTCAAGACATGGGTGAAACAAATAAGAGAAGTGGCTTATGACGTTGAGGATTTTCTCGATGAGTTCATGCTCAGCCAAGCACAACAGCAGCAGGGTGCTTGGGGATGCATCAATTTTCTTCATATACTCATCAAGCAATTTATGGTGCGCCATAAGACTGCATCATCGATACGAGATATCAAAACCCGAGTCAGTAagattaaagaaagaaaagatgctTACTCTCTAGATAGTATAGAGCAAACTTCAAGCTCCAAAAAAATGAGGGATCAATGGTATGATCCTCGAATGAAAGCTCTTTTCATTGAGGAAGCTGATCTTGTGGGCATCGATGTGCCAAGGGGTCAATTGATTGAATGGTTGGTCGATGAAGATTCAAGACTTTTGACGATTTCAGTGGTCGGGATGGGTGGCCTTGGCAAGACCACTCTGGTAAAGAAAGTCTATGATAACCAACAGGTGAAGAAATGTTTTGAAACATATGCTTGGATCATTGTCTCACAATCGTTCAAAGCGGAGGAACTGCTTCGAAGCATGGTAAAGCAATTCTTTGAGGAGAAGAAAGATCCATCTACCCAAGGTTTAGACACGATGACACAGGTCGAGCTCATACAAGTGCTACGGAGCTACTTGCAGAACAAAAGGTATGTACTTGTTCTTGATGATTTATGGGAGGCAGACGTATGGAATTTCATAGGCAATGCATTGCCCAATAACGAAAATGGTAGCAGGGTAATGATCACTACACGCAAAGGTGATGTCGCATCATCTTCTTGCATCGGACCCTCTGATCTCATCTACAATCTCCAACCTCTGCATCCAACAGAGGCCTGGTCCCTCTTTTGCAAGAAGGCATTCCGCTCACACAATGAGAATAGATGCCCTCCTGGATTGGAGAAGCTTTCAGAAAGCTTTGTCGATAAATGCGGAGGATTACCGCTTGCAATTGTCACATTAGGTAGTCTTCTATCCAGCAAGACGAATGATGAGTGGGAGATGATTCACCATAGCCTTGGATCGGAGTTTGAAAGCGATGACAATcttagaaaaatgatgaaaatattatTGCTCAGTTTCAATGACTTGCCTTACAACCTGAAATCATGCTTCTTGTATTTGAGTATTTTCCCGGACGACTATCGGATTAAGCGTATGAAACTAATTCGCCTATGGATAGCCGAGGGTTTTGTAGAAAGAAAAGTAGGCAGGACAAAGGAAGAGGTCGCTGAAGGTTACCTCAATGAGCTCATCGCTAGAAATCTGGTTCACGTGGCAGAATGGAAATTATATGGGCAGGTGGTCACTTGTCGCATCCATGATCTTGTGCGAGAGATGATTATTCCAAAATTCAGGGAGGAGCATTTCTTTGCATCTTCTGTTGAAGTGAACACAATGCCTTGTAACAGAATCCGGCGTCTGTCCATTTATAAAGATAAgaattttccaaaatttgatgCCTTCTCCTGCCTTCTCTCGTTGTTCATTTTTCGTGTGGAAGGACTATCTAAAGCCCCTGCAATCACTTCATTTTCTGGCTTAAGGTTGTTGAAGGTGGTTGATCTTGAAAACACGTCCATGAAAATATTTCCTGATGATCTAACAAGCTTGTTGCATTTGAGATACTTAAGCTTGGAGAATACAAAGATCAAGAAGCTTCCTAGTTCGTTGGGGAGGCTAAAGAACTTAGAAACATTGAATCTTAAGGGCACTTTCTTATGTGAATTACCGGTTGAGATTCTCAAGCTCAAGTGCCCATGCCACCTTCTGGTTTACCACTATAGTGCAGACAGGTTTTATTTGCCATATAATACTGTAGATGGAATTAAGGTGCCTGCTGGAATGGGGAGTATGAGATCCCTACAGAAGTTGGCATTCATAGAGGCAGAGAGCGGCATCATTAGAGAGCTGGGGAATCTCACCCAAATGAGGAGGTTAGGCATTAACAAGCTAAGAGTGGAAGATGGGAATGATTTATGCACTTCCATTGAGAAGATGATTCACCTTCACTCCTTTTCTGTGACATCAATGGATGAGGAGAAGGTTCTTGACCTGCATTCTTTATCGCATCCTCCGCAACCTCTTCAACGTCTATATTTGAGAGGGCGTTTGGAGAAGTTGCCTGAATGGATTGCCTCGCTTCATAATCTGGTACGAGTTGGTCTGATATGGTCCAGATTGAGGGATGATCCACTCAAAGCCCTTCAATCACTGCCCAATTTGGTGGAACTCGAACTAGATCGAGCTTATGATGGAGAAGAATTATGTTGCGAGGGTAGAGGACATCCAAGACTTAAGAAATTATTGCTCAGTGAGTTGAGCGGGTTGAAGACTATGAGGGTGGAGAAGGGAGCAATGTCTAGCCTTGAACAGCTATATATTAGACGTTGCGAAGAATTAGCGGAGGCGCCGTTGTGGCTCGAACACGTCACTAACCTCAAAGAACTCTGCCTGTGTGATATGTCGGAAGATTTCTTGAAGGGGCTCAGAAAGGATGGAGCTGATGAGTTGGTGGATTCCATTCGCCGCATCCCACTCATACGATATATCGACACTCAGGCATACCCTCAACGGGATTTGTCATGA